The genomic DNA ACTTTTTCCCAGCTTTCCTGGCAATAGTCCAATCTCTGGAGCCCGTTGGAATGTTCCACCAACACCGAGTACACGCGCTCGCCCTTTTGGAATGACTTGCCACAAAGACTACAGCGGGTAGATCTTGGGCGGATGTTCCATCGCTGTACCATGGCTTAAATGTGAATGGCACGTCCTTCCACTCGCAGACAGGCCTCTGCAAGCGCTTCCGCAAAAGTGGGATGGGCATGGATCGCAGAATGAAGCTCTTCGGTCGTGGCTTCGAGCTCAATAGCAAGAGTTGCCTCCGCAATGAGTTCACTGGCACCGCTTCCCACAATTTGAACGCCAAGGATCTCCCCATAGGGTTCTCCTGCCACCACCTTGACCATCCCATCGGAATGCCCGCTTGCCACGGCTCTTCCGTTGGCATGATAAGGGAAACGTGCCACGCGGACCGATCGTCCTTGGGCCCGTGCCTCGGCTTCCGTAAGACCAACGCTGGCAAGTTCCGGATCGCAGTAGACACAGGAGGGGAATAGCTTGGGTCGTTTGGGGCGTTTTCCTGGAACGAACATTGCTTCCACGGCCTCGATGGCCTGTCGAGATGCCACGTGAGCTAACCACGGAGCCCCGATGATATCCCCTGCAGCATACACGGTGGGAAAGGAGGTTCGGTAGGACTCATCCACCCAGACAAATCCATTGGCGCTGGAAAGCCGGACGTCAGGGCCAAGGGCGCCCTCCAGGTTGGCTTCGACACCTACGGCCAAAAGGACCCAATCACAGGTAAGTTTTCCGGAAGCCTTGCCGGAAAGCTCCACCACGAGCTTTTCTCCTTGTTCTTGCACCTTGTCCACTGTGGTTTGGGTCAGTATTGAGATCCCTTTCCTGGTCAGGGCCTGGGAGAGGACTTGAACCACTTCTTGGTCCTCCTTGGGAAGGATCTGCTGCTGAACTTCCACAAGGGTTACTTGGGTCCCAAGGCAGGAAAAAAAGTCGGCAAACTCGATTCCGATTGGCCCGCCTCCTACGATGAGGAGCGACTTGGGAAGGTCCTGCACGAGCAGCGCTTCTCGACTGGTCAGGATGCGTTTCCCATCCGGGACAAGCCCGGGTAGTACTCGGGGACGGGCCCCTGTTGCCAGCAAGATATGATCCCCCTCCACGAGGGTTTCCTTAGGACCCGAGCCTGTTTGCGTTTTGTCTACAACCTCTACCTCAACCTTTCCAGGCCCGACAATCCGGGCGCTACCCACGAGGTATTCCACGCCTTTGGAACGAAAAAGCGATTCTACCCCTGCAGCCATCCGGTCGGAGACGCGCCGGCTCCTCTCCACAATGGCTCGCAGGTCGGCTGTCGCCCCATCAGTTCGAAGCCCCCATTGCTCGGCGTGCCGGAGTTCCCAATACAAATGGGCACTAGCGAGTAAAGCCTTGGAAGGGATGCACCCCCAATTGAGACACGTGCCACCGGCTCGCTCCTTTTCCACGCACACCACACGTTTCCCAAGTTGGGCGGCTCGAATGGACCCTACGTAACCGGCAGGCCCTCCCCCAATCACAATGAGCTCATAACGTTCCATGGCTACAGATAGGTTTTTTTCCCTCGTACGGCTCCGTTTTGAACTCTTCCTTGTTTCCGTTTTCAAGCTCTCGGAAGGCTTTTCTTCCGGCGCCTACGGTGGATCCCCTAGAGCTGCGCGCAATGTTCCGCTTTCCTTTGATTACGGGGAGCTGAGAAGCCACAAAGGCTCCTCCAGAAGGCTCCGGAGTTCCCGTAGGTAGTTTGCGGCCGTTGCCCCGTCAATCACCCGGTGATCGCAAGAAAGGGTAATGGGGAGCCGCTTTCTGACTCTCACCTCATCGTTTGGTCCCACGACGGGCTTTTTCGCAACCGCACCCACTGCCACAATGAGAGCCTGGGGAGGATTGATAATGGCTAAAAACCAATCGACGCCATACATGCCGAGGTTGGAAAGCGTAAGGGTTCCCCCAGTATAATCCTCTGGTTTGAGCTTTCCCTCCCGAGCCTGCGCGACCAGCTCTCGAAGCGACTGGGCCAGCTCACGGAGGGTTTTTTTCTCTGCACTGCGGACCACTGGGGTAATCAATCCTTCGGAAAGGGCCACGGCAACCGCAAGATGAATCTCCGGAAAGCGCAGGATCTTTTCACCTGCCCAGCTTGCGTTGACTTCCGGTACTCGCCGAGCCGCCTCTACCACAGCTTTCGCTATGAAGTCATTGACGGTAAACTTGAACGCTTCGCCCCGCGAGGAAACCAGTCCATTGAGCTTCTCTCGCAGCTCTTCCATCGAGTCTACGTCAACCTCAGCACCCAAGTAAAAGTGTGGGATCGTAGTTTTACTTTCCAAAAGCCGCCGGGCAATCGTTGCCCTCATGGAAGAGATTCCAATGGCTTCCGCAGGCTGGGTTACAACTTCCCTCCGGGTTTGCTCCGCAGCAGCTAGCACATCCCGTTGGACAATTCGTCCCCCAGGGCCGCTACCTCGCACAGAAGAAAGATCGACGCCCAAACTGGCTGCCAGCTTGCGGGCTAGCGGTGAAACGCGAAGCCGGTCCTGGGAACCGGAGGGAGATGGGGGTGCAATCGGGGAAGAAGCACCAACCGAAACGGAAGACACGGCCTTTTTTTCCTCCGCCGCCGGCGGGGTTGGCTCCAGATGTGATTCTTCCGGTTGCGCCAATAGCGCAATGGGCGAGCCTACGGGGGCTTCACTCCCCTCTGGGAGGAGGATCTTTTGCAAAAAGCCTTCCTCATAGGCCTCAAGCTCCATCGTGGCCTTATCGGTTTCTATCTCCGCGAGAACTTCTCCAGGCTTGACACTCTCCCCCTCCCGTTTCATCCACCGGACGATTTTCCCCACGGTCATAGAGGGACTCAAAAGAGGCATGGTAATTTCTTTGGGCATATGGTCTTGTAAGATCCCTAGGGAAAGGCAAAAACAGCACGGCTCCCCACCACCCACAAGGGAAGACACTTGGTTTTTCCGCGCTGACCAGGATAGGCCGCGATCCTTCCTACCGGCTCTTTTTTAGCTGACAACATCATAAATGGCCGAAAGAATCCTTTGCGGGTTTGGTAACACGATCCCCTCCAATCGTTCATTGTATGGCTGAGGGACATCCAAGCTTGTGACGCGAGCGACCGGGGCATCGAGCTCATCAAAAAGTTTTCGTTGGATGTCATAAGCCAGTTGCGCACCCCATCCGGCAAAGGGCTTGTTTTCTTCCACGATTACGACCCGGTGCGTCTTGCAAACGGATTGGCTGACAAGATCCCAGTCGTAGGGCTTGATCGTGCGCAGATCGACCACTTCCACAGCAATTCCTTGCTGCGCAGCAAGCTTGGCCGCCTCTAGCGCCCGATGGGTTGAAATCCCCGCTGCAATCACTGTAACATCCTTCCCCTCAAGACAGATTTCCCCCTTTCCTAAGGGAATGAGATACTCCTCCTCGGGAACGGGACCTTTCACGTTATAGAGGATTTCGTGCTCAAAAAAGCAAACTGGATTATTGGAACGAATGGCTGTTTTGAGTAAACCCTTGGCATCCCGCGGGAATGCAGGAGCTACGACCAAGAGTGAAGGCACGTTCGCATACCAGTTTTCAGGGCTGTGGGAATGCGTGGCCCCAGTCTGGACCCCTCCTCCTGCCGGCCCTCGAAGGACTAGCCCGAGAGAAAATTGCCCTCCCGACATGTACCGGATGGCTCCTGCGTTATTCACAATCTGATCAAAAGCGACCAGGGAAAAGCTCCAGGTCATAAACTCCACGATTGGCCGAAGCCCAGCCATCGCAGCTCCCACACC from Candidatus Methylacidithermus pantelleriae includes the following:
- a CDS encoding dihydrolipoamide acetyltransferase family protein, with product MPKEITMPLLSPSMTVGKIVRWMKREGESVKPGEVLAEIETDKATMELEAYEEGFLQKILLPEGSEAPVGSPIALLAQPEESHLEPTPPAAEEKKAVSSVSVGASSPIAPPSPSGSQDRLRVSPLARKLAASLGVDLSSVRGSGPGGRIVQRDVLAAAEQTRREVVTQPAEAIGISSMRATIARRLLESKTTIPHFYLGAEVDVDSMEELREKLNGLVSSRGEAFKFTVNDFIAKAVVEAARRVPEVNASWAGEKILRFPEIHLAVAVALSEGLITPVVRSAEKKTLRELAQSLRELVAQAREGKLKPEDYTGGTLTLSNLGMYGVDWFLAIINPPQALIVAVGAVAKKPVVGPNDEVRVRKRLPITLSCDHRVIDGATAANYLRELRSLLEEPLWLLSSP
- the lpdA gene encoding dihydrolipoyl dehydrogenase, with product MERYELIVIGGGPAGYVGSIRAAQLGKRVVCVEKERAGGTCLNWGCIPSKALLASAHLYWELRHAEQWGLRTDGATADLRAIVERSRRVSDRMAAGVESLFRSKGVEYLVGSARIVGPGKVEVEVVDKTQTGSGPKETLVEGDHILLATGARPRVLPGLVPDGKRILTSREALLVQDLPKSLLIVGGGPIGIEFADFFSCLGTQVTLVEVQQQILPKEDQEVVQVLSQALTRKGISILTQTTVDKVQEQGEKLVVELSGKASGKLTCDWVLLAVGVEANLEGALGPDVRLSSANGFVWVDESYRTSFPTVYAAGDIIGAPWLAHVASRQAIEAVEAMFVPGKRPKRPKLFPSCVYCDPELASVGLTEAEARAQGRSVRVARFPYHANGRAVASGHSDGMVKVVAGEPYGEILGVQIVGSGASELIAEATLAIELEATTEELHSAIHAHPTFAEALAEACLRVEGRAIHI
- a CDS encoding alpha-ketoacid dehydrogenase subunit beta codes for the protein MREITFREALNEALAEEMERDPKVLLIGEEVGQYQGAYKVSQGLLQRFGPERVLDTPISEAAFTGLGVGAAMAGLRPIVEFMTWSFSLVAFDQIVNNAGAIRYMSGGQFSLGLVLRGPAGGGVQTGATHSHSPENWYANVPSLLVVAPAFPRDAKGLLKTAIRSNNPVCFFEHEILYNVKGPVPEEEYLIPLGKGEICLEGKDVTVIAAGISTHRALEAAKLAAQQGIAVEVVDLRTIKPYDWDLVSQSVCKTHRVVIVEENKPFAGWGAQLAYDIQRKLFDELDAPVARVTSLDVPQPYNERLEGIVLPNPQRILSAIYDVVS